The Brevibacillus brevis genome contains a region encoding:
- a CDS encoding DnaD domain-containing protein, which produces MMQVLELRFLEMNQQWTFDMTNDELMFLTGIKNRETLNNNRNTLLQLGILTSYKSQKGKSGGTYTLNETYFPKLSNKYVDQTDRFPDNLANLSSNHVGETDNLPDRLLDRLLDNLPDNRVSSMKDRKIDREIENVEPDTWFQICDLWQSMFRGMSAMDRERLSSYQDDDGMAPEVILAALEHTKQEATDSPKNYLWKTLNNWAEAGVKVVRDVIIHERERKRKKVVPLHGSESGGVVDGGNQQRSSRVAAGARQTQAPPSAADFLRKRDQAKASV; this is translated from the coding sequence ATGATGCAGGTGCTTGAATTGCGCTTTCTTGAGATGAATCAGCAGTGGACTTTCGATATGACCAATGATGAGCTGATGTTCCTAACCGGGATCAAAAATAGAGAAACGCTAAACAACAATCGGAACACCCTTTTACAGCTCGGAATACTCACAAGCTACAAATCTCAAAAGGGAAAATCGGGTGGAACATACACCTTAAACGAAACTTACTTCCCCAAGTTGTCAAACAAGTACGTCGATCAAACTGACAGGTTTCCTGACAACTTAGCAAACCTGTCAAGCAACCACGTCGGTGAAACTGACAACCTACCTGACAGGTTACTTGACAGGTTGCTTGACAACTTACCTGACAACCGAGTTTCTTCTATGAAGGATAGAAAGATAGATAGAGAGATAGAAAATGTTGAACCTGATACTTGGTTTCAAATTTGCGATTTATGGCAGTCCATGTTTCGGGGAATGTCTGCAATGGATCGAGAACGCTTGTCCAGTTATCAAGACGATGATGGCATGGCTCCAGAAGTCATTCTCGCTGCCTTAGAACACACCAAGCAAGAGGCCACCGATAGCCCGAAGAATTACCTCTGGAAGACCTTAAACAATTGGGCAGAAGCAGGTGTAAAAGTGGTAAGAGACGTGATAATCCATGAGCGTGAGAGGAAGCGGAAGAAGGTTGTTCCCCTTCACGGATCAGAAAGTGGAGGTGTGGTAGATGGAGGCAATCAACAACGCTCTTCAAGAGTGGCAGCAGGTGCTCGACAAACTCAAGCACCACCAAGTGCAGCAGACTTCCTCCGTAAACGAGA
- the recT gene encoding recombination protein RecT, whose translation MGNPQDMAGKLAERTGNNSPEKKETTIFDLIESRKNQFAQAAGNNMDVNKFLRIATFCIRTNPTLMKCSAPSLMSALMQSAQLGLEPGVLGHCYLVPFWSNKLKSFEATFIISYKGMIELARRSGNIQSIAARIVYENDDFQFEYGLEEKLSHKPCVNGERGQMKLVYMIAHFTGGGHYIEVMSKAEIDTVMMSSKSYDNSKKQATGPWKDHYEEMAKKTVIRRAWKYLPISVDDARVVEQEGTVKHEIAEDMSTVAWIDAEAYAVEEVPEHQGADNQQSGSATNNENQADLFSQG comes from the coding sequence ATGGGGAACCCGCAAGATATGGCTGGAAAGCTTGCCGAACGAACAGGTAACAACTCTCCTGAGAAAAAGGAGACAACGATTTTTGATCTGATTGAATCCAGAAAGAACCAATTTGCTCAAGCCGCTGGGAACAACATGGATGTAAACAAGTTCCTACGGATAGCAACATTCTGCATTAGAACAAACCCTACGCTCATGAAATGTAGTGCTCCATCGCTGATGTCTGCATTGATGCAGTCGGCTCAGCTTGGTCTTGAGCCAGGAGTATTAGGACATTGCTACTTAGTCCCTTTTTGGTCAAATAAATTAAAGTCTTTCGAGGCTACATTCATTATTTCCTACAAGGGCATGATTGAGCTGGCTAGACGGAGCGGTAACATCCAATCAATCGCTGCTCGAATTGTTTATGAAAATGATGATTTCCAATTTGAATACGGCTTGGAAGAAAAACTCTCTCATAAACCATGCGTAAATGGCGAAAGAGGTCAAATGAAATTGGTTTACATGATCGCTCATTTCACTGGTGGCGGTCATTACATCGAAGTAATGAGCAAGGCGGAAATCGATACGGTCATGATGTCCTCAAAGTCATATGACAACAGTAAAAAACAGGCTACAGGCCCATGGAAAGACCACTATGAGGAAATGGCAAAGAAAACGGTTATCCGTAGAGCTTGGAAGTACTTGCCTATCAGTGTTGATGATGCGCGTGTAGTCGAACAAGAAGGCACTGTGAAGCATGAGATAGCAGAAGATATGTCAACTGTCGCTTGGATCGATGCGGAAGCATACGCGGTTGAGGAAGTGCCAGAGCACCAAGGTGCAGATAACCAGCAGTCGGGGTCAGCGACCAACAATGAAAATCAAGCAGACTTATTTTCCCAAGGTTAG
- a CDS encoding YqaJ viral recombinase family nuclease produces MGALKLVSTENMPYQEWLQLRKKGLGGSDAGSVAGFSKYRSPISVWLEKTGKVEPSQEESQAARFGRKLEPVVADEFAERTGLKVERIHEMLQHRDYPFMLANLDRLIYEDGKQGVLECKTADKYFASEWDDEKIPDHYYLQVQHYLSVTGLQFAYIAVLIGGNDFRHKRVDRNDEVISHLIKIESDFWRLVEEDIPPAMDGAETTADMIKQLYPESNGQEIILPNEAMEWLDQYHEAAARIKEYELLKTEAQNKIMYAMKDYAIGWIGEKKVTRSVIAEKQMSFVKKAHTRLYLPKSS; encoded by the coding sequence GTGGGAGCTTTGAAACTGGTATCCACGGAAAACATGCCGTATCAAGAATGGCTCCAGTTGAGAAAGAAAGGCTTGGGTGGATCAGACGCTGGCTCTGTCGCAGGTTTTAGCAAGTATCGTTCTCCAATTTCCGTTTGGCTCGAAAAGACGGGTAAGGTTGAGCCCTCACAAGAGGAATCACAAGCAGCTCGGTTTGGGCGAAAGCTAGAACCAGTTGTCGCTGATGAATTTGCTGAACGAACTGGATTAAAAGTCGAGCGAATTCATGAAATGCTCCAACATCGAGATTATCCATTCATGCTGGCTAACCTCGATAGATTGATCTACGAAGACGGGAAACAAGGAGTCTTAGAGTGCAAGACTGCTGATAAATACTTTGCTTCTGAATGGGACGACGAAAAGATTCCCGACCATTATTACTTGCAGGTTCAGCATTACCTCTCTGTAACTGGCCTACAGTTCGCCTACATCGCTGTTCTGATCGGCGGCAATGATTTCCGTCACAAGCGTGTTGATCGGAATGACGAGGTAATTTCCCATCTTATCAAAATCGAGTCTGATTTTTGGCGACTGGTTGAAGAGGATATTCCCCCAGCGATGGACGGGGCTGAGACAACAGCGGATATGATCAAGCAACTTTACCCAGAGTCTAACGGGCAAGAAATCATTCTTCCTAATGAGGCTATGGAGTGGCTTGACCAGTATCACGAAGCAGCCGCAAGGATCAAGGAATATGAATTACTGAAAACCGAAGCTCAGAACAAAATCATGTACGCCATGAAAGATTACGCCATTGGTTGGATTGGTGAAAAGAAAGTTACGCGTTCAGTAATTGCTGAGAAGCAAATGAGCTTTGTGAAAAAGGCACATACACGGCTTTACCTACCAAAATCATCATAG